The proteins below are encoded in one region of Legionella antarctica:
- a CDS encoding alpha/beta fold hydrolase encodes MKELIHFAHGNGFPSLCYKQMLDHLEERFDYCYIDRIGHNPLFPVSENWHNLVKELIASIKRQARQPVIGLGHSLGGVLSLLAAIEEPQLFKGVIMLDSPLIGPLKSNMVKLAKSLGIIDRITPAFRTRGRREYWQNHDQLLRYLRTRDLFKTFTDECLNDYITYGLECKEDGYHLRFDRHIEYQIYRTIPHVIPQYKGKLLTPSVLIYGDKSSVVDRMDVRYMKNHFKIKCLKIKGTHLFPMEDPESVSKMIIAAVDAL; translated from the coding sequence ATGAAGGAGCTAATCCATTTTGCTCACGGTAATGGATTTCCCTCTCTTTGCTATAAACAAATGTTAGATCATTTGGAAGAGCGATTTGATTATTGTTATATAGACAGAATTGGTCATAACCCTCTTTTTCCTGTAAGTGAAAATTGGCATAACCTAGTAAAAGAACTTATTGCCAGTATTAAAAGACAAGCGAGACAGCCAGTAATAGGTTTAGGACATTCTTTAGGTGGCGTATTAAGTTTATTGGCAGCAATAGAGGAGCCTCAATTGTTCAAAGGAGTGATTATGCTGGATTCTCCTCTTATTGGACCTTTAAAATCCAATATGGTGAAACTGGCTAAATCGTTGGGTATTATAGATCGCATCACCCCAGCATTTAGAACCAGGGGAAGACGAGAGTATTGGCAAAATCACGATCAACTGCTCCGTTACTTAAGAACTCGTGACTTATTCAAAACCTTTACTGATGAATGTTTAAATGATTACATCACTTATGGCTTGGAGTGCAAAGAAGATGGGTATCATCTTCGTTTTGACAGGCATATTGAATATCAAATATATCGTACCATCCCACATGTTATTCCCCAATATAAAGGGAAATTATTAACTCCTTCTGTGTTGATATATGGTGACAAAAGCTCTGTGGTTGATAGAATGGATGTTCGGTATATGAAAAATCATTTTAAAATAAAATGTCTTAAAATCAAGGGAACACATTTATTCCCAATGGAGGACCCAGAATCTGTTTCAAAAATGATAATAGCTGCTGTGGATGCACTATAA
- a CDS encoding DUF1189 family protein, with the protein MAKAKNKLKLIDAPVYRYWEALYMSFYSRRLYVDVGKRWRGLGLIYLLLAVAVLSIPFAVRMSSNLNQSFNEQIIEPLLLLPTIYVQNGEASLDKPMPYLVKNKKNQVVLIVDTSGTIDKFGPKYPNLNILITKDKIDFKIPTPKLFASSSTEINPGVPLTQSFGKGSNFAFSGKKIVDENNMAGLKYASELLIYPIVVAIFYSMFVVIFLVLAFLGQVFSSIFFSFKISFTQSSRMFMVATTPMLLVLIMMLTFDAMFPGLGFVILVIMALYFGFAIYSLKAESNKMVIL; encoded by the coding sequence GTGGCTAAAGCAAAAAATAAATTAAAGCTAATTGATGCTCCCGTCTATCGTTATTGGGAGGCACTTTATATGTCTTTTTACTCAAGGCGTTTGTATGTTGATGTGGGTAAGCGTTGGCGTGGTCTTGGGTTAATTTATCTTCTGTTAGCTGTTGCAGTATTGTCTATTCCATTTGCAGTGAGAATGAGCAGTAATTTAAATCAGTCATTTAACGAGCAAATTATTGAGCCACTTCTACTATTGCCTACTATTTACGTACAAAATGGCGAGGCATCATTAGATAAACCAATGCCCTACCTTGTTAAAAATAAAAAAAATCAGGTGGTTTTAATTGTTGATACGAGTGGAACAATAGATAAGTTTGGTCCGAAATATCCGAATCTTAATATTCTCATTACTAAAGATAAAATTGATTTTAAAATACCAACCCCCAAATTATTTGCTTCAAGCTCAACAGAAATTAATCCAGGTGTTCCTTTAACCCAATCGTTTGGTAAAGGGTCTAATTTTGCATTTAGTGGTAAAAAAATAGTCGATGAGAACAACATGGCAGGATTAAAATATGCTTCTGAGTTACTAATTTACCCTATAGTAGTCGCTATATTCTATTCTATGTTTGTGGTGATTTTTTTAGTTCTTGCATTTTTGGGTCAGGTTTTTTCAAGTATCTTTTTTTCATTTAAAATTTCTTTTACCCAATCCAGCCGGATGTTTATGGTGGCTACTACTCCCATGCTTTTGGTATTGATAATGATGTTAACGTTTGATGCAATGTTCCCGGGATTGGGCTTTGTTATATTGGTTATAATGGCTCTGTATTTTGGTTTTGCTATTTACTCATTAAAAGCAGAAAGTAATAAGATGGTTATTCTATGA
- a CDS encoding ABC transporter ATP-binding protein, which produces MATVDLIDVSKHVGPTTILNKLSLSIKKGEFMVVVGPSGCGKSTLLRLIAGLDEISSGTIKINNQCVNEVPAAKRDMAMVFQNYALYPHMTVFDNMAYALKMRRFSVKEIHRRVADAAKLLQLTPYLERKPQALSGGQKQRVAMGRAIVRSPAVFLFDEPLSNLDAQLRTEMRHEIKKLHQQFNTTSLYVTHDQTEAMTMAERVLVLNQGLVEQIGTPQDLYQNPATLFVAGFTGHYPINFLKGVFDKNTNIIQSSLGVHFPAPEWTEHMADKTHLVLAIRPEHVQLCSEDNQQGIELRIEFIDDMGADKLIQGKCIKNDECLSLRVPADRPLANGKIHVELPKLKVHVFHQKTGKRIGEWRG; this is translated from the coding sequence ATGGCAACTGTTGATTTAATAGACGTATCAAAACATGTTGGACCAACAACCATTTTGAATAAATTAAGTTTAAGTATTAAAAAAGGTGAGTTCATGGTAGTGGTTGGTCCTTCTGGCTGTGGTAAATCTACTTTATTAAGATTAATTGCGGGGTTAGATGAAATCAGCTCTGGAACAATAAAGATTAATAATCAATGCGTCAATGAAGTTCCTGCTGCGAAAAGAGACATGGCTATGGTCTTTCAAAATTATGCTCTTTATCCTCATATGACTGTTTTTGATAATATGGCTTATGCATTAAAAATGAGACGTTTTAGTGTTAAAGAGATTCATCGGCGAGTTGCTGATGCGGCTAAATTACTTCAATTAACACCTTATTTGGAGAGAAAACCTCAAGCACTTTCGGGGGGGCAAAAACAAAGAGTTGCTATGGGAAGAGCTATAGTGCGCTCTCCTGCAGTTTTTTTATTTGATGAGCCATTATCCAATTTAGATGCCCAATTGCGAACAGAAATGCGCCATGAAATTAAGAAACTACACCAACAATTTAATACAACCAGCCTGTATGTAACCCATGATCAAACAGAAGCGATGACTATGGCAGAACGGGTATTGGTGCTTAATCAGGGGCTTGTTGAACAAATTGGAACACCCCAAGATCTATATCAAAACCCGGCGACACTTTTTGTAGCGGGATTTACAGGTCATTATCCAATTAATTTTCTTAAGGGAGTATTTGATAAGAATACTAATATTATTCAATCCAGTTTGGGCGTTCATTTTCCTGCTCCTGAGTGGACTGAACACATGGCAGATAAAACCCATTTAGTTTTAGCCATCAGACCCGAACATGTTCAGCTCTGCTCGGAGGATAACCAACAAGGTATTGAACTTCGGATTGAATTTATTGATGATATGGGAGCTGATAAGCTGATCCAGGGTAAGTGTATTAAAAATGACGAATGTCTTAGTTTGCGTGTTCCTGCGGATCGACCTTTGGCAAATGGAAAAATACATGTTGAATTACCGAAATTAAAAGTGCATGTATTTCATCAGAAAACAGGTAAACGAATTGGAGAATGGCGTGGCTAA
- the ugpE gene encoding sn-glycerol-3-phosphate ABC transporter permease UgpE produces the protein MKLFRCILSHGLLIFFIMLMLLPLYLAIVAASNEGAVMMQSHIPLVPGSSFLKNMKTVLIEGLAVTGGEPITYMLLNSLLMALAIALGKIILALGSAFALVYFDFPFKKWCFAFVFATMMLPVEVRIVPTFQVVASFGLLNTFSGLTLPLLASATGTFLFRQFFKTIPKDLVDAAKLDGAGPIRFFFDIVLPLSQTQIAALFVILFVYGWNQYLWPLVITTETKMTTIVMGIRYLAGVADQVPQWHYIMTVALIALIPPCMVVMVMQRWFEKGLK, from the coding sequence ATGAAACTGTTTCGTTGCATACTCTCACATGGACTTTTAATTTTTTTTATTATGCTCATGTTATTGCCTTTATATTTAGCGATAGTTGCTGCGAGTAATGAGGGGGCAGTAATGATGCAATCGCATATTCCATTAGTTCCAGGCTCCTCTTTTTTAAAAAATATGAAAACTGTATTAATTGAGGGTTTAGCAGTAACGGGGGGGGAACCAATTACCTATATGTTATTGAACAGCCTTTTGATGGCCTTGGCTATTGCCCTTGGTAAAATTATCCTTGCATTAGGCTCAGCCTTTGCTTTGGTTTATTTTGATTTCCCTTTTAAAAAGTGGTGTTTTGCATTTGTATTTGCAACGATGATGTTACCCGTTGAAGTTAGAATCGTTCCTACTTTTCAGGTGGTTGCCTCCTTTGGACTACTAAATACATTTTCTGGATTAACTTTGCCGCTGCTTGCTTCAGCTACAGGAACTTTTCTATTTCGGCAGTTTTTTAAAACCATCCCCAAGGATTTAGTCGATGCAGCAAAGCTCGATGGGGCCGGTCCTATACGCTTTTTTTTCGACATTGTTTTGCCTTTATCCCAAACACAGATTGCTGCTTTATTTGTCATCTTATTCGTGTATGGGTGGAATCAGTATTTATGGCCGTTGGTTATTACAACAGAAACTAAAATGACAACTATAGTAATGGGCATCCGATATTTAGCAGGTGTCGCTGATCAGGTTCCTCAATGGCATTATATTATGACCGTTGCATTGATTGCTCTAATTCCTCCCTGTATGGTGGTTATGGTGATGCAACGATGGTTTGAAAAAGGATTAAAATAA
- a CDS encoding ABC transporter permease subunit, giving the protein MAKFNHQNFYAWLFILPQLIITVVFFIWPACSALKQSFFYSDAFGLHQHFAGFTNFFDLFLDPAYVKAVWVTFIIAISVTLITMSLGLIMAHLVSHRSKSQGIYKSLLIWPYAIAPAVAAILWRFLCHPALGWMTQALQSLGIHFDYVNNANQAMLVVILTASWQQFSYNFLFYFAALKAVPQSLIDAAIIDGASPGQRFWQIIMPLLSPTTFFLLIMNLIYGFFDTFGIIQVMTHGGPGNSTTNLIYKVYEDGFVGMDIGSSSAQSVLLMAIVGIVSLLQFRFLEKKVHYE; this is encoded by the coding sequence ATGGCTAAATTTAATCACCAAAATTTCTATGCTTGGCTCTTTATACTTCCTCAACTTATAATAACAGTTGTGTTTTTTATTTGGCCTGCCTGCAGTGCCTTAAAGCAATCTTTTTTTTATTCAGACGCTTTTGGATTGCATCAGCACTTTGCCGGATTTACCAATTTTTTTGATTTATTTCTTGATCCCGCCTACGTCAAAGCAGTTTGGGTTACTTTTATTATCGCTATCAGCGTTACTTTAATTACTATGAGTCTGGGACTGATTATGGCTCATCTGGTAAGTCATCGGAGTAAAAGCCAGGGAATTTATAAATCTTTGTTGATATGGCCTTATGCGATAGCCCCGGCTGTGGCAGCGATACTTTGGCGATTTTTGTGCCATCCAGCATTAGGCTGGATGACTCAGGCATTACAGTCTTTAGGCATTCATTTTGATTATGTAAATAATGCAAATCAAGCGATGTTGGTGGTTATTTTAACAGCGAGCTGGCAACAGTTTAGCTATAACTTTTTATTTTACTTCGCTGCGCTTAAAGCCGTACCCCAAAGTTTAATTGACGCAGCCATTATTGATGGTGCTTCACCAGGTCAACGTTTCTGGCAAATAATTATGCCTCTATTATCCCCCACCACGTTTTTTCTTTTAATAATGAATCTCATCTATGGTTTTTTTGATACCTTCGGTATTATTCAAGTAATGACCCATGGTGGTCCAGGTAACAGTACTACTAATTTGATTTATAAGGTTTATGAAGATGGATTTGTAGGAATGGACATAGGAAGCTCATCTGCTCAATCAGTTTTATTAATGGCCATAGTTGGGATAGTCTCTTTGTTGCAATTTCGCTTTCTAGAAAAAAAGGTTCATTACGAATGA
- a CDS encoding NAD(P)H-quinone oxidoreductase → MRYIHIENPGPNNQLIISEGPKPKYSDSQILVQVRATALNRADLMQRSGKYPPPSGESDIPGLEVAGDVVAVGKKVSQFKPGDRVYGLVGSGGYAEYCPVNETLAHLIPQSWDYTLAAALPEALTTVYATLFDLGALKPGQILLIHGAGSGIASLAIQMAKLTQAKVITTVGDNRKIEKALALGADQVINYKESDFEDLVEEQSINLILDFIGGDYFNKHLHLLKSQGKLIQIACLKGSTVECNLALIMRKRLQIIGFVLRPQSIEDKTRLWDLAHKDWFNALSQGNLAPALDSEFKFEKMEQAHQYMHSSEHFGKIVVHIS, encoded by the coding sequence TTGCGATACATACACATAGAAAACCCAGGCCCAAACAATCAACTGATTATTTCAGAGGGGCCAAAGCCAAAATACAGCGATTCGCAAATATTGGTACAAGTCCGAGCTACTGCACTAAACAGAGCTGATTTGATGCAACGGTCTGGTAAATACCCTCCCCCATCCGGTGAGTCTGATATACCAGGTCTTGAAGTGGCAGGAGACGTGGTAGCAGTGGGTAAGAAAGTCAGTCAGTTTAAACCAGGGGATAGAGTATACGGCCTCGTTGGCAGTGGAGGCTATGCTGAGTATTGTCCTGTAAATGAAACGCTGGCTCATCTCATTCCGCAGAGTTGGGATTACACTCTTGCGGCGGCTTTGCCCGAGGCATTGACCACAGTTTATGCTACCCTTTTTGATCTGGGAGCACTTAAACCAGGGCAAATATTGTTAATTCATGGCGCTGGAAGTGGTATCGCTTCACTGGCAATTCAGATGGCGAAACTTACTCAAGCAAAAGTGATTACTACTGTGGGTGATAATCGCAAAATTGAAAAAGCTTTGGCTCTTGGGGCTGATCAGGTAATCAATTATAAAGAAAGTGATTTTGAAGACTTAGTCGAGGAACAAAGTATTAATCTGATTCTTGACTTTATTGGTGGAGATTATTTTAATAAACACCTTCACCTTCTAAAATCACAAGGGAAACTAATCCAAATTGCCTGTCTCAAAGGAAGTACTGTTGAATGCAATCTGGCCTTGATCATGCGTAAAAGACTGCAAATTATAGGATTTGTCCTGAGACCCCAAAGCATAGAAGACAAAACCAGATTATGGGACTTAGCCCATAAAGACTGGTTTAATGCTTTATCTCAAGGAAATCTCGCTCCCGCCCTTGATAGTGAGTTTAAATTCGAGAAAATGGAGCAAGCTCATCAATACATGCACTCAAGTGAGCATTTTGGGAAAATTGTTGTCCATATAAGTTAA
- the clcA gene encoding H(+)/Cl(-) exchange transporter ClcA — MNKKVLILYALSVILGVLTGLIASLFQLAIAELDLLLSSFLSFVQDHGWPVGLVSAILTMLMVLVSWLSVHFIAPEAAGSGVPEIEGTLLHIRPIFWRRLIPVKFFSGVLAISGKMVMGREGPTIQMGGNLGAMLGEVFNLARHRCDTLIAAGSAAGLAAAFNAPLAGVLFVMEEMRNQFNYSFTNFKMVVITCVTATITLNLCVGSQPSIQMQLFDLPSLSSLWLFFIFGIVVGLVGLLFNLTLMWTLKQLDELDSKHHLAYVLLVGLLIGYLAYLYPPTVGGGYGIINQALSMSPSVHVLCFLLIIRFFTTMLSYSTSVPGGIFAPMLALGTLLGLAAFHVLHWMTMDFSIQPGMFAVAGMGALFAATVRSPITGVILVVEMTQNYLLILPLMITCITSTTVMQLARNKPIYTQLLERSLKLKLKIKE; from the coding sequence ATGAATAAAAAAGTCCTGATACTTTATGCTTTATCTGTGATATTGGGTGTATTAACCGGTTTAATAGCTTCGTTATTTCAATTGGCTATTGCAGAGCTTGATCTATTATTGAGTTCTTTTCTAAGCTTTGTTCAGGATCATGGTTGGCCAGTGGGATTGGTTTCTGCGATTTTAACAATGCTTATGGTTTTAGTATCCTGGCTTTCAGTGCACTTTATCGCTCCAGAAGCTGCGGGCAGCGGTGTTCCTGAAATTGAGGGTACGTTGCTCCACATCAGACCCATTTTTTGGCGACGTTTAATTCCAGTAAAGTTTTTTTCTGGCGTTTTAGCCATATCCGGTAAAATGGTTATGGGTAGAGAGGGGCCGACAATACAGATGGGTGGTAATTTAGGGGCTATGTTAGGAGAAGTCTTTAACCTTGCACGCCACCGATGCGATACGTTAATTGCCGCAGGTTCCGCAGCTGGTCTGGCTGCAGCATTTAATGCTCCCTTAGCCGGAGTATTATTTGTTATGGAGGAAATGCGCAATCAGTTTAATTATTCATTTACTAATTTTAAAATGGTTGTTATTACTTGTGTGACAGCCACTATAACCCTTAATCTTTGTGTTGGTTCACAACCCTCCATTCAAATGCAATTATTCGATTTACCCAGTTTGTCATCTCTCTGGCTATTTTTTATCTTTGGTATTGTTGTTGGACTGGTTGGCCTGTTGTTTAATCTGACACTGATGTGGACTCTGAAACAGTTAGATGAACTGGATTCAAAACATCATTTAGCCTATGTGTTACTTGTTGGGCTATTGATTGGCTATCTGGCATACTTATATCCTCCAACAGTTGGCGGTGGTTACGGTATCATTAATCAGGCTTTGAGCATGTCACCCAGCGTTCATGTTTTATGTTTTTTACTGATCATTAGATTTTTTACCACGATGCTATCTTATTCGACAAGTGTGCCAGGAGGGATTTTTGCTCCTATGCTGGCTTTGGGTACTTTGCTGGGTTTGGCTGCATTCCATGTGTTGCATTGGATGACTATGGATTTTTCAATCCAACCCGGTATGTTTGCTGTTGCCGGTATGGGTGCTTTATTTGCAGCGACAGTACGTTCTCCAATTACGGGCGTGATTTTAGTAGTGGAAATGACCCAAAATTATTTATTAATCTTACCTCTGATGATCACCTGTATTACATCAACTACTGTGATGCAATTAGCTCGAAATAAACCTATTTATACCCAGCTATTGGAGCGATCCTTAAAGTTAAAGTTGAAAATAAAAGAGTAG
- a CDS encoding anthranilate synthase component I, producing the protein MLQQYKTQGGVHVELAQESLDYQQGIEFLLERINSQRGAIFASSFEYPGRYTCWDLGFYNPPLAIICKQNIINLEALNQRGEVLLGFIHPVLAAQDELEILDNSDVFCQIKIKASKQIFSEEDRSHQPSVFSIIRLLLAFFKSEEDTHLGLYGAFGFDLIHQFEDLPRHQERDLSQRDMVLYLPDEIFIVDHRKEEAFVRRYDFQYQGKSTQSLGRNGIYYPYQSPEQPDKSCDHALGEYADIVNKAKQRFACGDLFEVVPSQTFYTHYTEQPSELFSQMRRLNPSPYGFFINLGEGEYLVGASPEMYVRVQGNRVETCPISGTIKRGADAIEDAFNIQTLLDSSKEESELTMCTDVDRNDKSRVCEAGSVKVIGRRQIEMYSRLIHTVDHVEGILRAGFDAVDAFLTHMWVVTVTGAPKIWAMNFIEQHEKSPRRWYAGAVGWFGFDGNLNTGLVLRTVRIEKGIAEIRVGATLLYDSIPEAEEQETRLKASAFLDMLRKNEPEISSGTADLPLTGKGKKVLLIDHQDSFVHTLANYIRQTGADVTTIRFDKALNYLKEDQYDLVVLSPGPGKPSDFRLAETIGAVIKQGIPLFGVCLGLQGIVEYFGGVLDVLDYPMHGKPSMVNVLHSEVLFAGLGKTFKAGRYHSLYARLEAVPKELTVTAISEDGVVMAISHQQLPIHAVQFHPETILSLINQAGLKIITNLMGMVK; encoded by the coding sequence ATGTTGCAGCAGTATAAAACGCAAGGTGGAGTTCATGTTGAGTTAGCTCAGGAGTCTTTGGATTACCAACAGGGTATTGAGTTTCTTCTGGAGCGGATCAACTCGCAACGAGGGGCAATTTTTGCCTCCAGCTTTGAATATCCAGGACGTTACACCTGTTGGGATTTGGGATTTTATAATCCTCCCTTGGCCATTATTTGTAAGCAGAATATTATTAATTTGGAAGCCTTAAATCAACGGGGTGAGGTTTTATTAGGTTTTATTCATCCTGTATTGGCAGCCCAGGATGAGTTAGAAATACTGGACAACTCGGATGTATTTTGCCAGATTAAGATTAAAGCATCAAAACAAATTTTTAGTGAAGAAGACAGAAGTCATCAGCCATCAGTATTTAGTATTATTCGATTATTACTTGCTTTTTTTAAATCAGAAGAAGATACCCATTTGGGTTTATATGGTGCCTTTGGTTTTGATTTAATTCATCAGTTTGAAGATTTACCACGGCACCAGGAGCGAGATCTGTCGCAAAGGGATATGGTTCTTTATTTACCCGATGAGATTTTTATTGTGGATCACCGTAAAGAAGAAGCTTTTGTCAGACGATACGATTTTCAGTATCAAGGTAAATCAACTCAGTCGCTGGGAAGAAATGGAATTTATTACCCTTATCAATCCCCTGAGCAACCCGATAAAAGTTGCGATCATGCTCTGGGTGAATACGCGGACATTGTGAACAAAGCGAAACAACGATTTGCCTGCGGCGATTTATTCGAAGTAGTACCAAGTCAGACTTTCTACACTCATTATACCGAACAACCCTCAGAGTTATTCAGTCAAATGCGTCGACTTAATCCATCGCCATATGGATTTTTTATTAATTTAGGAGAGGGAGAGTATTTGGTTGGCGCCTCACCGGAAATGTATGTAAGGGTACAGGGAAACCGAGTGGAGACTTGTCCTATTTCAGGAACGATTAAGCGTGGTGCTGATGCCATAGAGGATGCTTTTAATATTCAAACCTTACTTGACTCATCCAAAGAAGAGTCCGAGTTAACTATGTGTACTGATGTGGATAGGAATGACAAGTCCCGGGTCTGTGAGGCAGGTAGTGTTAAGGTAATAGGAAGGCGGCAAATTGAGATGTACTCACGTTTGATCCATACTGTCGACCACGTGGAGGGCATTTTAAGAGCAGGCTTTGATGCGGTTGATGCTTTTTTAACCCATATGTGGGTAGTCACTGTTACCGGCGCTCCTAAAATCTGGGCAATGAACTTTATAGAGCAGCATGAAAAATCACCACGTAGATGGTATGCTGGAGCCGTGGGATGGTTTGGTTTTGATGGTAATTTAAATACAGGACTAGTTTTAAGAACAGTACGTATAGAGAAAGGTATCGCTGAAATTCGTGTGGGTGCGACTTTACTTTATGATTCAATTCCTGAAGCTGAAGAGCAAGAAACACGATTAAAAGCTTCTGCTTTTCTAGATATGCTCCGAAAAAATGAACCCGAAATTTCATCAGGTACCGCTGATTTACCCTTAACAGGTAAGGGTAAAAAAGTGTTACTTATCGATCATCAAGATTCTTTTGTGCATACTTTGGCGAATTATATTCGCCAAACCGGTGCTGATGTTACTACCATTCGTTTTGATAAGGCATTAAATTATTTAAAAGAAGATCAGTATGATTTAGTCGTTTTATCGCCCGGTCCTGGTAAACCCAGTGATTTTAGATTAGCTGAAACCATTGGTGCAGTAATCAAACAAGGTATTCCTTTATTTGGGGTGTGTCTGGGTTTACAGGGTATTGTCGAATATTTCGGTGGAGTTTTAGATGTACTTGATTACCCAATGCATGGAAAACCTTCGATGGTGAATGTATTGCACAGTGAAGTACTATTCGCTGGGTTAGGAAAAACATTTAAGGCCGGGCGTTATCACTCTCTTTATGCCAGATTGGAAGCGGTACCCAAAGAATTAACCGTCACAGCTATTAGTGAGGATGGCGTTGTGATGGCTATTTCACATCAGCAATTACCCATACATGCTGTTCAATTTCATCCTGAAACCATACTGTCTCTAATCAATCAGGCCGGGCTAAAAATTATTACTAATTTGATGGGAATGGTAAAATGA
- the gatC gene encoding Asp-tRNA(Asn)/Glu-tRNA(Gln) amidotransferase subunit GatC produces the protein MTLSEKDLEKIARLAYLDTESSDFSRLTQEISSIMDFVDQLRSVNTNNVEPLFHPFALHQRLRTDDVTEEDCIAELEAMAPMFEDNLYLVPKVIESDK, from the coding sequence ATGACTCTTTCTGAAAAAGACTTAGAAAAAATTGCGCGTTTGGCTTATTTGGATACTGAATCTTCAGATTTTTCACGACTAACACAAGAAATCAGCTCCATCATGGATTTTGTGGATCAATTACGCTCAGTGAATACTAATAACGTAGAGCCTCTTTTTCATCCCTTCGCCTTACATCAACGTCTGCGAACAGATGACGTAACAGAGGAGGATTGTATTGCTGAACTGGAGGCAATGGCACCCATGTTTGAAGACAACCTGTATTTAGTGCCTAAAGTGATCGAGTCGGATAAATAA
- the gatA gene encoding Asp-tRNA(Asn)/Glu-tRNA(Gln) amidotransferase subunit GatA, with product MEQFSLTQLTQALRQGKISSTELTQHYINIINANSDLNAFISLDAEYALIQAQQADAELKKGQGKVLTGIPMALKDLFCTTKMRTTCGSKMLADFYAPYDATLAIKLKEKGAILLGKTNMDEFAMGSANENSYFGPVKNPWDKERVPGGSSGGSAAAVAAGLVPFAIGSDTGGSIRQPAAFCGISGIKPTYGLVSRYGMVAYASSLDQAGPLAKSAEDLALILQAMAGFDQLDSTSVDASIPDYCAELNKPLNKLRVGLPDCFFQPHVDQGIQKAIRDAVKIFESLGAEVIEMELTLQPLWVPCYYVIACAEASSNLSRYDGLRFGHRSSNAANLTELITSSRSEGFGIEVKRRILTGTHVLSAGYFDAYYLQAQKIRRLIQAELAEKLNSVDVILGPTTPTTAFKLGEKIADPIQNYLADVFTVAANLAGLPALSIPAGYDNNLPIGLQLMGKHFSEGRLLNIAHHYQLHTSWHLTSPNE from the coding sequence ATGGAACAATTTTCACTGACTCAATTAACCCAGGCTCTGCGCCAAGGCAAGATCTCCAGTACTGAATTAACCCAACATTATATTAATATAATCAATGCCAATAGCGATCTCAATGCCTTTATCAGCTTAGATGCAGAATATGCCTTGATCCAGGCACAACAAGCAGATGCAGAGCTAAAAAAAGGCCAGGGTAAGGTGCTCACTGGAATTCCCATGGCACTTAAAGACCTGTTTTGTACTACAAAAATGAGAACGACCTGTGGCTCCAAAATGTTGGCTGATTTTTACGCCCCTTATGACGCAACCCTGGCTATCAAATTAAAAGAAAAAGGAGCGATCCTTCTTGGTAAGACCAATATGGATGAATTTGCCATGGGTTCTGCCAATGAAAATAGTTATTTTGGTCCAGTAAAAAACCCCTGGGATAAAGAACGAGTCCCGGGTGGCTCTTCAGGAGGCTCAGCAGCGGCTGTTGCAGCAGGATTAGTTCCCTTTGCTATCGGTTCTGATACCGGCGGTTCCATACGCCAACCCGCTGCTTTTTGTGGCATTAGCGGCATTAAACCGACATATGGTCTGGTATCGCGTTATGGGATGGTGGCTTATGCATCAAGCCTGGATCAAGCAGGCCCCTTAGCCAAAAGTGCTGAAGATCTTGCCCTTATTCTTCAAGCTATGGCCGGTTTTGACCAACTCGACTCTACCTCTGTAGACGCTTCAATCCCTGATTATTGTGCCGAACTTAATAAACCTCTAAATAAATTACGTGTCGGTTTACCTGACTGTTTCTTTCAACCTCACGTAGATCAAGGGATACAAAAAGCAATTCGTGATGCAGTGAAAATATTTGAAAGTCTAGGTGCTGAAGTTATTGAGATGGAATTAACACTTCAACCGCTATGGGTACCTTGTTACTATGTCATTGCCTGCGCTGAAGCCTCTTCCAATCTGTCTCGTTATGATGGGTTACGATTTGGCCATCGCAGCTCTAATGCAGCTAATTTAACAGAATTAATCACCAGTTCCCGAAGTGAAGGCTTTGGTATTGAAGTCAAACGCAGAATTCTTACCGGAACACATGTTTTATCGGCTGGCTACTTTGATGCGTATTATCTTCAGGCTCAGAAAATCAGACGCCTGATTCAAGCCGAGTTGGCAGAAAAACTCAATTCAGTAGACGTTATTTTAGGTCCAACAACCCCAACCACTGCCTTTAAACTGGGGGAAAAAATAGCCGATCCCATCCAAAATTATTTAGCTGATGTATTTACCGTAGCTGCTAATCTGGCTGGTTTACCTGCCCTGTCAATACCTGCAGGATATGATAATAACCTACCCATAGGACTGCAACTAATGGGTAAGCATTTTAGTGAGGGGCGTTTGCTCAATATAGCTCATCATTACCAATTACATACCAGCTGGCACTTGACCAGTCCAAACGAATAA